The Actinocatenispora sera genome has a window encoding:
- a CDS encoding TetR/AcrR family transcriptional regulator, whose protein sequence is MESESSVRDRLVDAGVELVCAAGAESVGLREIARRAGVSHGAPRRYFPTHRSLLAAIARRGFTELADRIAEGTDRSAAPRQQLAAAAHTYVRYARERPGMFELMFRHDLLHGEAGAAGAPALRETSMPLFRHLVALIDTDRPRHDAPAATVAIALWTNLHGVAQLGRWGAVGLALGDDDPDHAAAQTDRLVDTVLTAHLGPDERTGQGPR, encoded by the coding sequence ATGGAGTCCGAGAGTTCCGTCCGGGACCGCCTGGTCGACGCCGGCGTCGAGCTGGTGTGCGCCGCGGGCGCGGAGTCGGTGGGGCTGCGCGAGATCGCCCGGCGCGCCGGCGTCTCGCACGGTGCACCCCGCCGGTACTTTCCCACTCACCGCTCGCTGCTCGCCGCGATCGCCCGCCGAGGCTTCACCGAGCTCGCCGACCGGATCGCCGAGGGCACCGACCGCTCGGCGGCACCGCGGCAGCAGCTGGCCGCGGCCGCACACACCTACGTGCGGTACGCGCGGGAGCGGCCCGGCATGTTCGAGCTGATGTTCCGGCACGACCTGCTGCACGGCGAGGCGGGCGCGGCCGGCGCCCCGGCGCTGCGGGAGACGAGCATGCCGCTGTTTCGCCACCTGGTCGCGCTGATCGACACGGACCGGCCACGCCACGACGCGCCCGCTGCCACCGTCGCCATCGCGCTGTGGACCAACCTGCATGGCGTGGCGCAGCTCGGCCGCTGGGGCGCCGTCGGTCTCGCGCTCGGCGACGACGACCCGGACCACGCCGCCGCCCAGACCGACCGGCTGGTCGACACGGTGCTGACCGCCCACCTGGGCCCGGACGAGCGCACCGGCCAGGGCCCGCGGTGA
- a CDS encoding phosphotransferase enzyme family protein encodes MDRADLARHWDLTVRELAPLGGGMNSQTWTATTDQGRYVVKAVPAAQATPLANGLALARHVDRAGIATGAPLRTRSGELTARHDGSAVAVLRFVPGRPLTAADQDVIGTTLGRVHLMLRDAVAEWQPFPWLAEDAGHLSVQPWIRPAVSGALRAYRELGPLTTGALHADPAPEAFRLDRGHCGLIDWASAHRGPLLYDLASAVMYVGGMAAAGTLIAAYLETGALERREVVAALPVLWRLRWAVQADYFARRVSTGDLTGVDSMADNAAGLADACRALTG; translated from the coding sequence GTGGACAGAGCCGACCTTGCCCGTCACTGGGACCTGACCGTACGAGAGCTGGCGCCGCTGGGCGGCGGGATGAATTCGCAGACCTGGACGGCGACCACCGACCAGGGCCGGTACGTGGTGAAGGCGGTACCCGCCGCGCAGGCGACGCCGCTGGCGAACGGCCTCGCGCTGGCGCGCCACGTGGACCGGGCGGGCATCGCGACCGGTGCCCCGCTACGGACCCGAAGCGGTGAGCTGACGGCCCGGCACGACGGTTCGGCCGTGGCGGTGCTTCGCTTCGTCCCGGGCAGGCCGCTGACCGCGGCGGATCAGGACGTCATCGGTACCACTCTCGGACGGGTCCACCTGATGCTGCGCGACGCCGTTGCCGAGTGGCAGCCGTTCCCGTGGCTCGCCGAGGATGCCGGGCACCTGTCGGTGCAACCGTGGATACGGCCGGCGGTGTCCGGCGCCCTGCGCGCGTACCGCGAGCTCGGCCCCTTGACGACCGGCGCGCTGCACGCCGATCCGGCGCCGGAGGCGTTCCGCCTCGATCGCGGCCACTGCGGCTTGATCGACTGGGCGTCGGCCCACCGCGGTCCCCTGCTGTACGACCTCGCCTCGGCGGTGATGTACGTCGGGGGCATGGCCGCGGCCGGCACTCTGATCGCGGCCTACCTCGAAACCGGCGCGCTGGAGCGTCGGGAGGTCGTCGCGGCGTTGCCGGTGCTGTGGCGATTGCGGTGGGCGGTGCAGGCCGACTACTTCGCCCGCCGGGTGTCGACGGGCGACCTGACCGGAGTGGACTCGATGGCCGACAACGCGGCGGGGCTGGCGGACGCGTGCCGGGCGCTCACCGGCTGA
- a CDS encoding MFS transporter — MGVAVTAALARSAALVASVAGAMMVALDGTLLLLAQPALQRDLHASLAQVQWTGTGYLVAAAALLVVAGRFGDRYGHRRLLVAGVLGFGAASAGIAVAPTIGWVVGLRVVQGVFGALLQPATLALLRLRYPPERLAAPVAVRTGAIGIAGAAGPLLGGVLVAQLGWRSVFVLNVPVAVGIAAVGFAVRVPAQHRRATRADPGGALLLAAVLALGVYTLVGVPAHGWTGPTTLLGALGTAVGGAALLAHERRAAAPIVSRTVAASRPVVAAIGLLLATAGGLFGALFVATFCLQGVLGLDPLRAGLRVLPLTVLMVLGAPLSSLALRRYGPRRVAATGVVLVVLALAGLARFAPAGDGVAVGLTCALLGAGFAAVLVTATGTVVGDAPAGYAGVVGGLKQTAMNVGPTVGIAVAASVLQAGRPAGAALPATAATPALLALAGIAAAGLYPALRLPAIRPRAGRQEDTWRRTTSSAS, encoded by the coding sequence GTGGGGGTCGCGGTGACCGCGGCGCTCGCGCGGTCGGCGGCGCTGGTCGCGAGCGTCGCCGGCGCGATGATGGTCGCGCTGGACGGCACGCTGCTGTTGTTGGCGCAGCCGGCCCTGCAGCGCGACCTGCACGCCTCCCTGGCACAGGTGCAGTGGACCGGAACCGGCTACCTCGTCGCGGCGGCCGCGCTGCTGGTGGTCGCCGGCCGGTTCGGCGACCGGTACGGGCATCGGCGGTTGCTGGTCGCCGGGGTGCTGGGGTTCGGCGCCGCGTCCGCGGGCATCGCGGTGGCGCCGACCATCGGCTGGGTGGTCGGGCTGCGGGTGGTGCAGGGCGTGTTCGGCGCGCTGCTGCAACCGGCGACGCTGGCGTTGCTGCGGCTGCGGTACCCGCCGGAGCGGCTGGCCGCGCCGGTCGCGGTCCGGACCGGCGCCATCGGGATCGCTGGCGCCGCCGGACCGCTGCTCGGCGGGGTGCTGGTCGCGCAACTGGGCTGGCGCAGCGTGTTCGTGCTCAACGTGCCGGTCGCGGTGGGGATCGCCGCGGTCGGGTTCGCGGTCCGGGTGCCGGCACAGCACCGTAGAGCGACCCGCGCCGACCCGGGCGGCGCGCTGCTGCTCGCCGCGGTACTGGCGCTCGGGGTGTACACGCTGGTGGGGGTGCCGGCGCACGGCTGGACCGGGCCGACCACGCTGCTCGGCGCCCTCGGTACGGCGGTGGGCGGCGCGGCGTTGCTGGCACACGAGCGCCGGGCCGCCGCGCCGATCGTGTCCCGTACCGTGGCCGCGTCGCGCCCGGTGGTCGCGGCGATCGGGTTGCTGCTGGCCACCGCCGGCGGGCTGTTCGGCGCGCTGTTCGTCGCCACGTTCTGCCTGCAGGGCGTGCTCGGCCTCGACCCGCTGCGGGCCGGGCTGCGGGTGCTGCCGCTGACCGTACTGATGGTGCTCGGCGCCCCGCTGTCGAGCCTGGCGCTGCGCCGGTACGGGCCGCGCCGGGTCGCCGCCACCGGCGTCGTGCTGGTGGTACTGGCGCTGGCCGGGCTGGCCCGGTTCGCGCCCGCCGGCGACGGCGTCGCGGTCGGGCTGACCTGCGCGCTGCTCGGCGCCGGGTTCGCGGCCGTGTTGGTCACCGCCACCGGCACCGTCGTCGGCGACGCACCGGCCGGGTACGCCGGGGTCGTCGGCGGGTTGAAACAGACCGCGATGAACGTCGGGCCGACGGTCGGCATCGCCGTCGCGGCGAGCGTGCTGCAGGCCGGTCGACCCGCCGGCGCCGCGCTGCCAGCCACCGCGGCGACCCCGGCGCTGCTCGCCCTCGCCGGGATCGCCGCCGCCGGCCTGTACCCTGCGCTGCGGCTACCGGCGATCCGCCCGCGCGCGGGCAGGCAGGAGGACACGTGGCGCCGTACGACATCAAGCGCGAGCTGA
- a CDS encoding YciI family protein produces the protein MAKYLLLKHYRGAPAAVNDVPMDQWTPEEVSAHLKYMDDFAKRLERDGEYVGGVALSPEGSFVRYDGEGRPPVTDGPFAETKDLIAGWMVIDVDSYERAVELAGELSAAPGAGGKPIHEWLELRPFLADHADTTE, from the coding sequence ATGGCCAAGTACCTGTTGCTCAAGCACTACCGGGGCGCGCCGGCGGCGGTCAACGACGTACCGATGGACCAGTGGACGCCCGAGGAGGTCAGCGCGCACCTGAAGTACATGGACGACTTCGCGAAGCGGTTGGAGCGCGACGGGGAGTACGTCGGCGGGGTGGCGCTGTCGCCGGAGGGTTCGTTCGTGCGCTACGACGGCGAGGGCCGCCCGCCGGTGACCGACGGCCCGTTCGCCGAGACCAAGGACCTGATCGCCGGGTGGATGGTGATCGACGTGGACAGCTACGAGCGGGCGGTGGAGCTGGCCGGTGAGCTGTCCGCGGCGCCGGGCGCCGGCGGCAAGCCGATCCACGAGTGGCTGGAGCTGCGCCCGTTCCTGGCCGACCACGCGGACACCACCGAGTGA
- a CDS encoding RNA polymerase sigma factor, with translation MNESLLRELVPAVIGVLVRRGADFATAEDAVQEALIEAVGAWPDDPPREPKAWLVTVAWRKFLDLARADAARRRREERIDEQRPAEPVAATDDTLQLYFLCAHPSLTPASAVALTLRAVGGLTTRQIAEAYLVPEATMAQRISRAKRTVATVRFDQPGDLATVLRVLYLVFNEGYSGDVDLAAEAIRLTRQLATRTMHEEAAGLLALMLLHHARRPARTGTDGRLIPLAEQDRGRWDTRLIAEGVDVLQAALARDRLGEYQVQAAIAALHADAATAAETDWVQIVEWYDELVALTDSPIVRLNRAVAVGEADGPQAGLAALADLDEALPRYPAAAAYLHERAGNAATAARLYAAAARAATNVPERDHLTRQAARLNTQLRG, from the coding sequence GTGAACGAGTCGCTGCTGCGGGAGCTGGTTCCCGCGGTGATCGGCGTCCTCGTCCGCCGCGGAGCAGACTTCGCGACGGCCGAGGACGCCGTGCAGGAAGCCCTGATCGAGGCGGTGGGAGCCTGGCCGGACGACCCGCCGCGGGAGCCGAAGGCCTGGCTGGTCACCGTCGCCTGGCGCAAGTTCCTCGACCTGGCCCGCGCCGACGCCGCCCGGCGCCGGCGGGAGGAACGCATCGACGAGCAGCGGCCGGCCGAACCGGTCGCGGCCACCGACGACACCCTGCAGCTGTACTTCCTGTGCGCGCACCCGTCGCTGACCCCGGCCTCGGCCGTCGCACTGACGCTGCGCGCCGTCGGCGGGCTGACCACCCGCCAGATCGCCGAGGCGTACCTGGTGCCGGAGGCGACGATGGCGCAGCGGATCAGCCGGGCCAAGCGCACGGTCGCCACGGTCCGGTTCGACCAGCCGGGCGACCTGGCCACCGTGCTGCGGGTGCTGTACCTGGTGTTCAACGAGGGGTACTCCGGCGACGTCGACCTCGCCGCCGAGGCGATCCGGCTCACCCGGCAGCTCGCCACCCGCACCATGCACGAGGAGGCCGCCGGGCTGCTCGCGCTGATGCTGCTGCACCATGCGCGCCGCCCGGCCCGTACCGGCACCGACGGCCGGCTGATTCCGCTGGCCGAGCAGGACCGTGGCCGGTGGGACACCCGACTGATCGCCGAGGGTGTCGACGTGCTGCAGGCCGCGCTGGCCCGCGACCGGCTCGGCGAGTACCAGGTGCAGGCCGCCATCGCCGCCCTGCACGCCGACGCAGCCACCGCGGCCGAGACCGACTGGGTGCAGATCGTCGAGTGGTACGACGAGCTGGTTGCGCTCACCGACAGCCCGATCGTGCGGCTCAACCGGGCGGTGGCGGTCGGTGAGGCGGACGGCCCGCAGGCCGGGCTGGCCGCCCTGGCCGACCTCGACGAGGCCCTGCCCCGGTACCCCGCGGCCGCGGCCTACCTGCACGAACGGGCCGGCAATGCGGCCACCGCGGCCCGGCTCTACGCCGCTGCGGCCCGCGCCGCGACCAACGTGCCCGAGCGCGACCACCTCACCCGGCAGGCCGCCCGCCTCAACACCCAGCTGCGCGGGTGA
- a CDS encoding MFS transporter → MLSRGLLRLLAVTCGVTIANVYYAQPLLHTIASGLRVSQSAAGVVVTATQLGFAAGLILVVPLGDIVARRSLISTLLAVEAAVLAASAVAPNLGVLTALAVPVGLCSVVVQMTIPFAATLARPQQRASVIGTLMGSVLLGILASRTFAGVLAGVAGWRGVYGAAAGLMAVTAIVVARALPGADWEVSIGYLAQLRAVVRLARSEPVLRTRALIGAAQFAAFSCFWTTVTFLLAGPRYGFSQATIGLFALVGVAGAGCALAGGRLLDRYRHRRWASPRST, encoded by the coding sequence ATGCTCTCTCGCGGTCTGCTCCGGCTGCTGGCGGTCACCTGCGGTGTCACGATCGCCAACGTCTACTACGCGCAGCCTCTGCTGCACACCATCGCCTCCGGCCTGCGCGTTAGCCAGTCGGCTGCCGGGGTCGTCGTCACGGCGACCCAGCTGGGGTTCGCTGCTGGGCTGATACTCGTGGTTCCGCTCGGCGATATCGTGGCCCGCCGCTCGCTCATCAGTACGCTGCTGGCCGTCGAGGCGGCGGTGCTCGCGGCCAGTGCCGTGGCGCCCAACCTTGGCGTATTGACGGCGCTGGCGGTACCGGTGGGTCTCTGCTCGGTCGTGGTGCAGATGACCATCCCGTTCGCCGCGACGCTGGCCCGGCCGCAGCAGCGTGCCAGCGTGATCGGCACGCTGATGGGCTCGGTGCTGCTGGGCATCCTGGCATCCCGGACGTTCGCCGGGGTACTGGCCGGCGTCGCCGGGTGGCGTGGCGTGTACGGAGCGGCGGCCGGGCTGATGGCGGTCACCGCGATCGTGGTGGCCCGTGCACTGCCGGGCGCTGATTGGGAGGTCAGCATCGGCTACCTCGCTCAGCTTCGGGCGGTGGTACGGCTGGCCCGGAGCGAGCCCGTGTTGCGGACTCGCGCGCTGATCGGCGCTGCGCAGTTCGCCGCGTTCAGCTGTTTCTGGACGACGGTGACGTTCCTGCTGGCCGGCCCGCGGTACGGCTTCTCGCAGGCCACCATCGGGCTGTTCGCGCTGGTCGGCGTGGCCGGTGCGGGGTGCGCATTGGCCGGTGGCCGGCTGCTGGACCGGTACCGGCACCGGCGGTGGGCCTCACCACGGTCTACATGA
- a CDS encoding aminoglycoside adenylyltransferase domain-containing protein: MTDEQLPAEVQRAVSVFLATVDAAAPGLVTGFYLVGSVALGDFRPTGVGRGQLGTASDIDFVAVLSRRTGADTAVLAGAHARLAAGQPRPSFDGCFLTVDELAAGPDGCPDVPCSQSGRFLPAGRFGINPVTFCELARHGIAVRGPAPVELDVWHDAAALRAFTADNLRSYWRPAWRRGRRPSPLWYAVGLTGWYPVWTVLGVSRLHYTLATGELTSKSGAGRYARTALGPRWHRIVDECLALRTGGAEGRRGYRNPLARRRETLAYLDAAIDSALAL; encoded by the coding sequence ATGACGGACGAGCAGCTGCCGGCCGAGGTGCAGCGGGCGGTATCGGTGTTCCTGGCCACCGTCGATGCGGCGGCACCGGGCCTGGTCACCGGGTTCTACCTGGTCGGATCGGTGGCGTTGGGCGACTTCCGGCCGACCGGGGTCGGCCGCGGCCAGCTCGGTACCGCAAGCGATATCGACTTCGTCGCGGTGCTGTCCCGGCGCACCGGCGCGGACACCGCGGTACTGGCGGGCGCGCACGCCCGGCTCGCGGCCGGGCAGCCACGCCCGTCGTTCGACGGCTGCTTCCTGACCGTCGACGAACTCGCGGCGGGGCCGGACGGCTGCCCGGACGTGCCGTGCTCGCAGTCGGGCCGGTTCCTGCCGGCCGGGCGGTTCGGGATCAACCCGGTGACGTTCTGCGAGCTGGCCCGGCACGGCATCGCGGTGCGCGGCCCGGCGCCGGTCGAGCTGGACGTCTGGCACGATGCGGCCGCGCTGCGCGCGTTCACCGCCGACAACCTCCGCTCGTACTGGCGTCCCGCCTGGCGCCGTGGTCGCCGGCCGAGCCCGCTGTGGTACGCGGTCGGGCTGACCGGCTGGTACCCGGTGTGGACGGTGCTGGGGGTCAGCCGGCTGCACTACACGCTGGCCACCGGCGAGCTGACCTCCAAGTCCGGCGCCGGCCGGTACGCACGGACGGCGCTGGGGCCGCGCTGGCACCGCATCGTGGACGAGTGCCTGGCGCTGCGTACCGGCGGGGCCGAGGGGCGCCGCGGCTACCGCAACCCGCTGGCCCGGCGCCGGGAAACCCTGGCGTACCTGGACGCCGCGATCGACTCGGCCCTCGCGCTGTGA
- a CDS encoding FAD-dependent oxidoreductase, producing MRQRIAVVGAGPGGLAFARVLHRHGHPVDVLERDSGPAARPPGGTLDLHKGLGQLALDKAGLLPRFRALSRPEGQAMRILDVDGTVLRDWQPRPGDDANPEIDRGQLRDLLLGPLDVRWGCGVTRAVPDDRGVVVQLADGRAERYDLVVGADGAWSRIRPAVSAVTPHYTGVTTVETALDDVDSRHPDLARMIGDGALAVYGVNRGIVAQRNSGGRVRVYAQFRAVQDWHADLDPADSEAVQSRLLALFDGWAAPLLDLLRLGRAFAHRPLYTLPVDHTWTHASGVTLLGDAAHLMPPLGVGANLALLEGAELAEAIAADPADLDGAVRAFEERMWTRATTWATITQAGLERLVSPDPAAAIALFDEVQP from the coding sequence ATGAGACAACGTATTGCCGTGGTCGGTGCCGGGCCGGGCGGCCTTGCCTTCGCCCGCGTGCTGCACCGTCATGGCCACCCGGTCGACGTCCTCGAACGTGACTCCGGCCCCGCCGCACGTCCTCCGGGCGGGACGCTGGACCTGCACAAGGGGCTGGGACAGCTCGCACTGGACAAGGCGGGGCTGCTGCCGCGCTTCCGGGCGCTGTCTCGTCCGGAGGGGCAGGCCATGCGCATCCTGGACGTGGACGGCACCGTGCTGCGCGACTGGCAACCCCGCCCCGGCGACGACGCCAACCCGGAGATCGACCGCGGGCAGCTGCGTGACCTGCTGCTCGGCCCCCTCGACGTCCGGTGGGGGTGTGGCGTGACCCGGGCGGTCCCGGACGACCGGGGCGTCGTGGTGCAGCTCGCGGACGGGCGGGCCGAGAGGTACGACCTGGTGGTCGGCGCGGACGGCGCCTGGTCCCGGATCCGCCCGGCGGTCTCGGCGGTGACGCCGCACTACACCGGTGTCACCACGGTCGAGACCGCCCTGGACGACGTCGACAGCCGGCACCCCGACCTCGCCCGGATGATCGGCGACGGGGCGCTGGCCGTGTACGGGGTGAACCGGGGGATCGTCGCCCAACGCAACAGCGGCGGCCGCGTCAGGGTGTACGCGCAGTTCCGGGCGGTCCAGGACTGGCACGCCGACCTGGACCCGGCCGACTCCGAGGCCGTACAGTCGCGGCTGCTGGCGCTGTTCGACGGCTGGGCCGCTCCGCTGCTCGATCTGCTGCGGCTCGGCCGCGCGTTCGCCCACCGCCCGCTGTACACGCTGCCGGTCGACCACACCTGGACGCACGCGAGCGGGGTGACGCTGCTGGGGGACGCCGCCCACCTGATGCCGCCGCTGGGCGTCGGTGCGAACCTCGCGCTGCTGGAGGGCGCCGAGCTCGCCGAGGCGATCGCCGCCGACCCGGCGGACCTGGACGGGGCCGTCCGGGCGTTCGAGGAACGGATGTGGACCCGGGCGACCACGTGGGCCACGATCACGCAGGCGGGGCTGGAGCGCCTGGTGAGCCCGGACCCCGCCGCGGCCATCGCGCTGTTCGACGAGGTCCAGCCGTGA
- a CDS encoding Type 1 glutamine amidotransferase-like domain-containing protein: protein MSDVRAFLGSQGLGALSGWLDELPRRPERAVLIPTAGNRIAATPWVDVAIGVLTGCGLELETLDLEGASPTVVEAMLDRVGLVFVTGGDPIFLLEHAHRSGFVPAVRNAVSAGRLAYAGVSAGAILTAPDLELYRTPDDPGRVNGTDGLGLVRFFPLVHANRGRQERYARLIAAHPDIPFVAYSDDEAVIVTGSTWHCRPSAITAPLSGPEPRA from the coding sequence GTGTCAGATGTGCGGGCGTTTCTGGGGAGTCAGGGGCTTGGCGCGCTGTCGGGCTGGTTGGACGAGTTGCCGCGCCGGCCGGAGCGGGCGGTTCTGATACCCACGGCGGGCAACCGGATCGCCGCCACGCCCTGGGTGGATGTGGCGATCGGCGTGCTGACGGGATGTGGACTGGAGTTGGAGACGCTGGATCTGGAGGGCGCGTCACCGACCGTCGTGGAGGCCATGCTGGATCGGGTGGGCCTGGTGTTCGTCACGGGTGGTGATCCGATCTTCCTGCTGGAGCATGCACACCGCAGCGGGTTCGTTCCCGCGGTCCGGAATGCCGTGTCTGCCGGCAGGCTTGCGTACGCCGGTGTCTCAGCCGGCGCGATCTTGACCGCGCCGGACCTGGAGCTCTATCGCACGCCCGACGATCCGGGCAGGGTGAACGGTACCGACGGCTTGGGCCTGGTCCGGTTCTTCCCGCTGGTGCATGCCAATCGCGGCCGGCAGGAACGGTACGCCCGGCTGATCGCCGCGCATCCTGACATCCCGTTCGTGGCCTACAGCGACGACGAGGCGGTCATCGTGACGGGATCGACGTGGCATTGCCGACCGTCGGCGATCACCGCGCCGCTGTCCGGGCCGGAGCCTCGGGCCTGA
- a CDS encoding response regulator, whose product MSPPVRVLLVDDDALVRAGLSMMLDGARGIRVVGEAADGAEVPAAADAHSPDVVLMDLRMPCVDGITATRRLRARPSPPQVIVLTTFDADENILLALRAGASGFLLKDTPPDRIVDAVCRVAAGEPMLSPGVLRRLMDRAAHQASRYEQARDAVATLSQRERDVAVAVTRGRSNAEIAAELSMSVATVKAHVSHILTKLDLDNRTQIALLGHDAGL is encoded by the coding sequence GTGAGCCCACCGGTACGGGTACTGCTGGTCGACGATGACGCGCTGGTCCGCGCGGGGCTGTCGATGATGCTGGACGGCGCGCGCGGCATCCGCGTGGTCGGCGAGGCCGCCGACGGCGCCGAGGTGCCGGCCGCGGCCGACGCGCACTCGCCCGACGTGGTGCTGATGGACCTGCGGATGCCGTGCGTCGACGGCATCACCGCCACCCGCCGGCTGCGGGCCCGCCCGTCGCCGCCGCAGGTGATCGTGCTGACCACCTTCGACGCCGACGAGAACATCCTGCTGGCGCTGCGGGCCGGCGCGAGCGGCTTCCTGCTCAAGGACACCCCGCCGGACCGCATCGTGGATGCGGTCTGCCGGGTCGCCGCCGGCGAGCCGATGCTGTCGCCGGGGGTACTGCGCCGGTTGATGGACCGCGCCGCGCACCAGGCGTCCCGGTACGAGCAGGCCCGCGACGCGGTGGCCACGCTCAGCCAGCGGGAACGTGACGTCGCGGTCGCGGTGACCCGGGGCCGCAGCAACGCGGAGATCGCCGCCGAGCTGTCCATGAGTGTGGCCACCGTCAAGGCGCACGTGTCGCACATCCTCACCAAGCTCGACCTGGACAACCGCACCCAGATCGCGCTGCTGGGCCACGACGCCGGCCTCTGA
- a CDS encoding sensor histidine kinase: MCNPTWPDELPPTQRHRMPTLVGAVILAAAMAVLTVVTVWSRFLADTDALRWLDVAVGVLAVAAAPVLLWRPVPAAVLLTALAVLSPAATPAASTAALLVAQRRPFPVAAAVGAGGIAAQAVQGAWRPPGGLTYGWWLVLIVAAYGALVGWGALARARRALIRSLRERARRAEAEQGRRVAEARAAERARIAGEMHDVLAHRLSLIATYAGALEYRPDASAEQRTHAAGVIRTGVHQALEELREVISVLRDDEHPDTPPQPTLADLARLVEESRAAGMRVRLADEVADAGALPAATGRTAYRVVQEALTNARKHAAGEPVQVTLTGAPGDRLVVEVTNPLPATPGTPVLPGTGTGLIGLTERVRLAGGELDHGAAAGWFRLHAWLAWPREPTGTGTAGRR; the protein is encoded by the coding sequence GTGTGCAACCCGACCTGGCCCGACGAGCTGCCGCCGACCCAGCGCCACCGGATGCCGACCCTGGTCGGGGCCGTGATCCTCGCCGCGGCGATGGCGGTACTGACGGTCGTCACGGTGTGGTCGCGGTTCCTCGCCGACACCGACGCGTTGCGCTGGCTCGACGTGGCGGTCGGGGTGCTGGCGGTGGCCGCGGCACCGGTACTGCTGTGGCGGCCGGTACCGGCCGCGGTGCTGCTGACCGCCCTCGCGGTGCTGTCGCCGGCGGCGACCCCGGCGGCGTCGACCGCCGCGCTGCTGGTGGCCCAGCGGCGGCCGTTCCCGGTCGCGGCCGCGGTCGGGGCCGGCGGGATCGCCGCGCAGGCGGTGCAGGGCGCGTGGCGCCCGCCCGGCGGCCTGACGTACGGGTGGTGGCTGGTGCTGATCGTCGCCGCCTACGGTGCGCTGGTCGGCTGGGGTGCGCTGGCCCGGGCGCGCCGGGCGCTGATCCGTTCGTTGCGGGAGCGGGCCCGCCGGGCCGAGGCCGAGCAGGGTCGCCGGGTGGCCGAGGCGCGGGCCGCCGAACGGGCACGCATCGCCGGCGAGATGCACGACGTGCTCGCGCACCGGCTGTCGCTGATCGCCACCTACGCCGGCGCGCTGGAGTACCGGCCGGACGCGTCCGCCGAGCAGCGCACGCACGCCGCCGGGGTGATCCGTACCGGGGTGCACCAGGCGCTGGAGGAACTGCGCGAGGTGATCTCCGTGCTGCGCGACGACGAGCACCCGGACACCCCGCCGCAACCCACCCTCGCCGACCTGGCCCGGCTGGTCGAGGAGTCCCGGGCGGCGGGAATGCGGGTACGGCTGGCCGACGAGGTCGCCGACGCCGGCGCGCTGCCGGCCGCGACCGGGCGCACCGCGTACCGGGTGGTGCAGGAGGCGCTGACCAACGCCCGCAAGCACGCTGCCGGCGAGCCGGTGCAGGTCACGCTGACCGGCGCCCCGGGCGACCGGCTGGTCGTCGAGGTGACCAATCCGCTGCCGGCGACCCCGGGCACGCCGGTCCTGCCCGGCACCGGTACCGGCCTGATCGGGCTCACCGAGCGGGTCCGGCTCGCGGGCGGCGAGCTGGACCACGGTGCGGCGGCCGGCTGGTTCCGGCTGCACGCCTGGCTAGCATGGCCCCGTGAGCCCACCGGTACGGGTACTGCTGGTCGACGATGA
- a CDS encoding GyrI-like domain-containing protein, whose amino-acid sequence MAPYDIKRELRQLYAPRNTGWALVDVPEQRFLAVDGAGNPNTAPAYARAVEALYATAYTLKFAAKRTGDDFVVGPLEGLWWADDPAVFTARAKDAWHWTMLISLPPSATPEQVEHARTAALAKKRNPAIAQLRLHSLHEGRSAQVLHVGSYDDEAPILAHLHDDYLDAHRLRPRGQHHEIYLSDPRRTAPERLRTVLRQPVEPCD is encoded by the coding sequence GTGGCGCCGTACGACATCAAGCGCGAGCTGAGGCAGCTCTACGCGCCGCGCAACACCGGCTGGGCGCTCGTGGACGTGCCCGAGCAGCGGTTCCTCGCCGTCGACGGCGCCGGGAACCCGAACACCGCCCCGGCGTACGCGCGGGCGGTCGAGGCGCTGTACGCGACCGCGTACACGCTGAAGTTCGCCGCGAAGCGCACCGGCGACGACTTCGTCGTCGGCCCGCTGGAGGGGCTGTGGTGGGCCGACGACCCGGCGGTCTTCACCGCCCGCGCCAAGGACGCCTGGCACTGGACGATGCTGATCAGCTTGCCCCCGTCGGCGACACCGGAGCAGGTCGAGCACGCCCGTACCGCGGCACTGGCGAAGAAGCGCAACCCCGCGATCGCGCAGCTTCGGCTGCACAGCCTGCACGAGGGGCGCAGCGCGCAGGTGCTGCACGTCGGCTCGTACGACGACGAGGCACCGATCCTGGCGCACCTGCACGACGACTATCTCGACGCGCACCGACTGCGACCGCGCGGCCAGCACCACGAGATCTACCTGAGCGATCCGCGCCGTACCGCGCCGGAGAGGCTGCGGACCGTGCTGCGCCAGCCGGTCGAACCCTGCGACTGA